In Bradyrhizobium sp. CCBAU 051011, the following are encoded in one genomic region:
- a CDS encoding 3-hydroxybutyryl-CoA dehydrogenase — MGRGIAVVFAFAGHKVVVIDFKEREASAFDALAAEARAEIRSTLEILSRIDLLPAELVPTIAERITIVPRQEAGAALPSCDVIFEGMPEILALKQAALVEASRLAGERPIIASTTSTILVDDLSGSIEHPGRFLNAHWLNPAYLVPLIELSPGRLTAPETTTRMKALLEGIGKVPVVCAARPGFIVPRIQSLAMNEAARMVEEGVASAEDIDKAVIYGFGFRFAVLGLLEFIDWGGGDILHHASRYLVEALGDSRYAAPDIIATNMRDGRIGMKTGQGFMNYEGVDLAAYREQRLAAFASALRAMGLAREPVA; from the coding sequence ATGGGACGCGGCATTGCCGTCGTATTCGCGTTCGCCGGCCACAAAGTCGTCGTTATCGACTTCAAGGAACGGGAGGCGTCGGCATTTGACGCACTGGCGGCCGAAGCCAGGGCTGAGATTCGCTCGACGCTGGAGATCCTCTCACGCATCGATCTGCTTCCGGCCGAGCTCGTGCCGACAATTGCCGAGCGCATTACGATCGTGCCTCGGCAGGAGGCGGGTGCAGCACTGCCGAGCTGCGATGTCATCTTCGAAGGAATGCCGGAAATTCTCGCGCTGAAGCAGGCGGCGCTAGTCGAGGCCTCGCGGTTGGCGGGCGAGCGCCCGATCATCGCTTCGACCACGTCGACAATATTGGTCGACGATCTCTCCGGATCGATCGAGCATCCCGGCCGCTTCCTCAATGCGCACTGGCTCAATCCGGCCTATCTGGTGCCGCTGATCGAATTGTCACCCGGGCGGCTCACCGCGCCGGAGACGACGACGCGGATGAAGGCGCTGCTCGAGGGCATCGGCAAGGTGCCGGTCGTCTGCGCGGCGCGGCCGGGCTTCATCGTTCCCAGAATTCAGTCGCTGGCGATGAACGAAGCGGCCCGCATGGTGGAAGAGGGTGTCGCCTCGGCGGAGGATATCGACAAGGCCGTGATCTACGGCTTCGGATTCCGCTTCGCGGTGCTGGGCCTGCTTGAGTTCATCGACTGGGGCGGCGGCGATATCCTGCATCATGCCAGCCGCTATCTGGTCGAGGCGCTCGGCGACAGCCGTTACGCCGCACCTGACATCATCGCGACGAATATGCGCGATGGGCGGATCGGCATGAAGACCGGGCAGGGCTTCATGAACTATGAAGGCGTCGACTTGGCCGCCTACCGCGAGCAGCGCCTTGCGGCCTTTGCGTCGGCGCTGCGGGCCATGGGTTTGGCGCGCGAACCGGTCGCTTGA